A part of Ziziphus jujuba cultivar Dongzao chromosome 8, ASM3175591v1 genomic DNA contains:
- the LOC107421463 gene encoding uncharacterized protein LOC107421463, which yields MHLWPSTMLRDSFKHAYLKKLEWNLSRMKSEKKSSSSTEEKLLDSEEGEVNGEVAGTKSPTPQAPNGFLLLCNEILLLLSCCYCCFCCGACIENEN from the exons ATGCATCTATGGCCTTCAACGATGCTCAGGGACTCATTCAAGCATGCTTATCTGAAAAAGCTCGAATGGAACCTAAGCAGAATGAAAAGCGAGAAGAAATCTTCATCGTCTACAGAGGAGAAACTGTTGGATAGCGAAGAAGGTGAAGTCAATGGAGAAGTGGCAGGGACTAAATCACCAACTCCACAGGCTCCCAATGGGTTTCTTCTACTTTGCAACGAGATACTGCTGCTTCTCTCTTGCTGTTATTGTTGCTTCTGCTGTGGag CTTGTATCGAAAATGAGAACTGA
- the LOC125421730 gene encoding V-type proton ATPase subunit G isoform X1, with the protein MGSGALAIPSGMAANRGQNGIQQLLAAEQEAQHIVNAARNAKTARLKQAKEEAEREIAQFRAQIEANFQRKLKEGSGDSGANVKRLEQETEAKIHHLKNEAERISHHVVHMLLKHVTTVKN; encoded by the exons ATGG GTTCAGGTGCATTAGCAATTCCATCAGGTATGGCAGCTAACAGGGGCCAGAACGGAATTCAACAACTGTTAGCTGCAGAACAAGAAGCTCAGCATATTGTAAATGCTGCCAGAAATG CTAAAACTGCTAGGCTAAAACAGGCCAAAGAAGAAGCTGAGAGAGAGATTGCTCAATTTCGTGCTCAAATTGAAGCTAACTTTCAGAGAAAACTTAAAGAG GGTAGTGGGGATTCAGGTGCTAACGTGAAGCGGCTTGAGCAAGAAACAGAGGCAAAGATACATCATCTAAAGAACGAGGCTGAAAGAATATCACATCATGTTGTACATATGCTTCTGAAACATGTGACAACTGTGAAGAATTAA
- the LOC125421730 gene encoding V-type proton ATPase subunit G isoform X2, with translation MTHEAFLQSHYLNSLNGSGALAIPSGMAANRGQNGIQQLLAAEQEAQHIVNAARNAKTARLKQAKEEAEREIAQFRAQIEANFQRKLKEGSGDSGANVKRLEQETEAKIHHLKNEAERISHHVVHMLLKHVTTVKN, from the exons ATGACCCATGAAGCTTTTCTTCAATCCCATTATTTAAATTCACTTAATG GTTCAGGTGCATTAGCAATTCCATCAGGTATGGCAGCTAACAGGGGCCAGAACGGAATTCAACAACTGTTAGCTGCAGAACAAGAAGCTCAGCATATTGTAAATGCTGCCAGAAATG CTAAAACTGCTAGGCTAAAACAGGCCAAAGAAGAAGCTGAGAGAGAGATTGCTCAATTTCGTGCTCAAATTGAAGCTAACTTTCAGAGAAAACTTAAAGAG GGTAGTGGGGATTCAGGTGCTAACGTGAAGCGGCTTGAGCAAGAAACAGAGGCAAAGATACATCATCTAAAGAACGAGGCTGAAAGAATATCACATCATGTTGTACATATGCTTCTGAAACATGTGACAACTGTGAAGAATTAA
- the LOC125421560 gene encoding uncharacterized protein LOC125421560, with product MAKLVLPLHCLFSLLVLSLYTDFPTFVDSVAPAHAPAPNNPPPPPPPPPPPSPPPPPANGAPRPQPGKHLPNPPPPPLKGSGLSGGQKAGIVIGVLLGTGLLVFGGLVYKKRRHNIRRSRFGYAARNTLL from the coding sequence ATGGCAAAACTAGTACTTCCATTGCATTGCCTATTTTCTTTACTAGTTCTTTCTCTCTACACTGACTTCCCGACCTTTGTGGATTCAGTAGCACCAGCACATGCTCCTGCACCCAACAAtccaccaccacctcctcctcctcctcctcctccttctccaCCTCCTCCTCCTGCAAATGGTGCTCCCCGACCACAACCAGGTAAGCATTTACCGAATCCACCTCCACCGCCACTGAAAGGTTCAGGGCTAAGTGGTGGACAGAAGGCAGGGATAGTGATTGGAGTTCTGTTAGGGACAGGGCTGCTGGTGTTTGGTGGCTTGGTGTACAAGAAACGCCGCCACAATATCAGAAGAAGCCGGTTCGGATATGCAGCAAGGAACACCTTACTTTGA
- the LOC125421730 gene encoding V-type proton ATPase subunit G isoform X3 produces the protein MAANRGQNGIQQLLAAEQEAQHIVNAARNAKTARLKQAKEEAEREIAQFRAQIEANFQRKLKEGSGDSGANVKRLEQETEAKIHHLKNEAERISHHVVHMLLKHVTTVKN, from the exons ATGGCAGCTAACAGGGGCCAGAACGGAATTCAACAACTGTTAGCTGCAGAACAAGAAGCTCAGCATATTGTAAATGCTGCCAGAAATG CTAAAACTGCTAGGCTAAAACAGGCCAAAGAAGAAGCTGAGAGAGAGATTGCTCAATTTCGTGCTCAAATTGAAGCTAACTTTCAGAGAAAACTTAAAGAG GGTAGTGGGGATTCAGGTGCTAACGTGAAGCGGCTTGAGCAAGAAACAGAGGCAAAGATACATCATCTAAAGAACGAGGCTGAAAGAATATCACATCATGTTGTACATATGCTTCTGAAACATGTGACAACTGTGAAGAATTAA
- the LOC107421457 gene encoding WPP domain-associated protein — translation MDEFFGGMDGRLRVSITDSTMMWIVHYAMDKAHEKVKSKEGDIERLNEISKFYELAVMQLDGCMKFVQEEIDNYYILESRHEEVLADLSEIRDRLQCRLNESELAIREKDRELKERLENELKLRQALEIKERELDSMRAKNKLGRSRSEGVDQEHVIGNWASADENKEGEFCELKNSVDQQVWNIRQKLEPDNKFDKEKDQEKKIEQMGSDIDVLKETLDVAFVKMQNAIISSEVAPIEHQWIWSIEKDTIAIMLKGLMMDFQEDFEAKVSNQEKQVPIGLAEFWSDLINEVKGLRNELEPLVQQEEVQVQSVDSSQTDLGCKIPNKTSEKQLSEDCSHSKSRKSSNGEELNVEKLVEEVSEENGSHHVAKMIKKHQSIIRKKSAEAEELNWLKREKMSPFQRREKGSVSLKRELQEVFVKLDKLIDWDSKIGEHFENHRNSHKEETILEQTFLNFDAADKEKLGIQSWRNVWENINKVPCAENEELPIKMGLLMQELEEINWKTMMIEETYLILFEGLLNEFYSELYNSDLQNLIRESICKDFLTEVVKQWHENTERKNDESQTREEIYSIVLSELIKDCSSSYDFILAECQGVKAENKDIGRKNVEAQTREDISCIVCSEVIKDCSSSYDLILAECQGAKAESVHFKDLYTIESSVREDMHAILFREIFKRFNGSMESYIVKEEICQIVFDEIIKSIVNTNSSVLVDNQVVKRPDNFDGGFPFASEFSQSTESSVKEDVYMVFIQETIKEWEMELDAYSVESLLREEIYQFIVFETAKNASGFPREAESEGKDKLLEGMLFTNKLHKLEQVSPDDHLTQKLVSIFNCLKMEEDLVLNACYEIKEYNTKIDQVGLECEVLDVYQILKNKSTSTSVSTKLEMALQQLVKSKKIVGELASSLGIVISDPDEVHTHSTLVMDVVEDREPSFCPQEENAKEQLNLFGSSMLILGFSQALVDFEVTVTEKLEINILRLEEIEHHLKPMIELVSTLRKKESLYRQAFMTRCQNLKKAEIEVDLLGDQVDMLLGLLEKIHNTLHHYSPVLQQYFEVSDVIELMKVELNGVAFAHKH, via the exons ATGGATGAGTTTTTTGGTGGAATGGATGGCAGACTTAGAGTCTCCATCACTGATTCAACCATGATGTGGATAGTTCACTATGCAATGGACAAAGCTCATGAGAAAGTGAAGTCGAAAGAAGGAGATATCGAGCGTTTGAATGAGATATCCAAATTTTACGAGTTGGCAGTAATGCAGCTTGATGGGTGTATGAAGTTTGTCCAAGAAGAGATTGATAACTACTACATTCTTGAGAGCAGGCATGAAGAGGTGCTAGCAGACTTGTCTGAAATAAGGGACAGGCTTCAATGCCGGCTTAACGAATCAGAGTTGGCTATAAGGGAGAAGGACAGAGAGCTAAAAGAGAGACTGGAGAATGAGTTGAAGCTCAGGCAAGCATTGGagataaaagaaagagaattgGATTCTATGCGTGCAAAAAACAAGCTTGGAAGGTCAAGGAGTGAGGGTGTTGATCAAGAACATGTCATTGGCAATTGGGCAAGTGCGGATGAGAACAAAGAGGGTGAATTTTGTGAGTTGAAGAATTCTGTGGATCAACAGGTTTGGAATATCAGACAGAAGCTTGAGCCTGATAACAAGTTCGATAAGGAAAAAGATcaagaaaaaaagattgaacAGATGGGTTCAGATATAGATGTATTGAAGGAAACTTTGGATGTTGCTTTTGTGAAGATGCAGAATGCAATCATTTCATCTGAGGTTGCTCCAATAGAGCATCAATGGATATGGAGTATTGAGAAAGATACAATCGCCATCATGCTTAAAGGTTTGATGATGGATTTCCAGGAAGATTTCGAAGCAAAAGTATCGAATCAAGAGAAGCAAGTACCCATTGGATTGGCTGAGTTTTGGTCTGATTTGATAAATGAAGTTAAAGGCTTACGAAATGAACTCGAGCCTCTCGTTCAACAAGAGGAGGTGCAAGTACAAAGTGTTGATTCGTCTCAAACAGACCTCGGGtgcaaaattccaaataaaacATCAGAAAAGCAATTATCAGAAGATTGTAGTCATAGCAAGTCTAGAAAGTCCTCCAATGGTGAAGAGTTGAATGTGGAAAAGCTTGTCGAAGAGGTTTCTGAAGAGAATGGAAGCCACCATGTTGCTAAGATGATTAAAAAACATCAGTCCATTATTCGGAAGAAAAGTGCAGAGGCAGAAGAGCTAAATTGGctgaagagagaaaaaatgtCTCCGTTTCAAAGAAGAGAAAAGGGTTCTGTCAGCCTCAAGAGAGAACTCCAAGAAGTTTTTGTTAAATTGGACAAGTTAATAGATTGGGATTCTAAGATTGGTGAACATTTTGAGAATCACAGAAACAGCCACAAGGAGGAAACAATTTTGGAACaaacatttttgaattttgatgcaGCTGATAAAGAAAAGTTGGGGATTCAAAGTTGGCGAAATGTTTGGGAGAATATAAATAAAGTACCTTGTGCAGAAAATGAAGAACTACCAATCAAGATGGGGTTGTTGATGCAAGAACTCGAAGAAATAAATTGGAAAACCATGATGATTGAAGAGACCTATCTCATTCTCTTTGAAGGTTTGCTAAATGAGTTTTACAGTGAGTTATATAACTCTGACTTGCAAAACCTGATAAGGGAAAGTATATGTAAGGATTTCTTAACAGAAGTGGTCAAGCAGTGGCATGAGAACactgaaagaaaaaatgatgaatCACAAACCAGAGAAGAGATATACAGCATTGTCTTAAGTGAGCTGATTAAGGATTGTAGCTCTAGTTATGACTTCATATTAGCAGAGTGTCAGGGAGTGAAGGCGGAAAATAAGGATATTGGAAGAAAGAATGTTGAAGCCCAAACTAGAGAAGATATTTCTTGCATTGTCTGCAGTGAGGTGATTAAGGATTGTAGCTCAAGTTATGACTTAATACTGGCTGAATGTCAGGGAGCGAAGGCTGAAAGTGTTCATTTCAAGGACTTGTATACTATAGAAAGTTCAGTAAGGGAGGATATGCATGCAATTCTCTTTAGGGAAATTTTTAAGCGATTCAATGGAAGCATGGAAAGCTATATTGTTAAAGAAGAGATCTGTCAAATTGTCTTTGATGAGATCATCAAAAGCATTGTTAACACCAACAGTTCTGTATTAGTTGATAATCAAGTGGTAAAACGTCCAGACAATTTTGATGGTGGCTTTCCATTTGCTAGCGAGTTTTCTCAAAGCACAGAAAGTTCTGTGAAGGAGGAtgtttatatggttttcattcAAGAAACTATAAAGGAGTGGGAGATGGAATTAGATGCTTACAGCGTGGAGAGTCTCCTTAGGGaagaaatatatcaatttatcGTTTTTGAGACAGCAAAAAATGCATCTGGCTTTCCTAGAGAAGCTGAGTCTGAAGGTAAAGACAAACTCTTGGAAGGTATGCTTTTTACTAACAAGTTACACAAACTTGAACAGGTCAGTCCAGATGACCACCTTACTCAAAAGCTTGTGTCTATATTCAACTGTCTAAAAATGGAGGAAGATCTAGTGCTGAATGCATGCtatgaaataaaagaatacaacaCAAAAATTGACCAAGTGGGCTTAGAATGTGAAGTGTTGgatgtgtatcaaattttgaaaaacaaaagcacCTCCACTTCAGTAAGTACTAAGCTAGAGATGGCTTTGCAGCAATTAGTTAAGAGTAAGAAAATAGTGGGTGAGTTAGCATCCAGTTTAGGCATAGTAATTAGTGATCCTGATGAGGTTCATACTCATAGTACTCTTGTTATGGATGTTGTAGAAGACAGAGAACCCTCCTTTTGTCCACAGGAAGAAAATGCAAAAGAGCAGTTAAACTTGTTCGGTTCTTCTATGCTGATCCTGGGATTTTCACAAGCTTTGGTAGATTTTGAGGTCACAGTGACAGAAAAGTTAGAGATAAACATTTTAAG ATTGGAAGAGATAGAGCACCACTTAAAGCCTATGATTGAACTCGTTTCGAccttaagaaaaaaagaatcacTGTATAGGCAAGCATTTATGACAAGATGCCAGAATCTCAAGAAGGCTGAAATTGAG GTGGATCTACTGGGAGATCAAGTGGATATGCTTCTAGGCCTACTTGAGAAGATACACAATACGCTGCATCACTATTCACCGGTTTTACAACAATATTTTGAG GTCTCGGACGTCATAGAGTTGATGAAGGTGGAACTAAATGGAGTTGCTTTTGCACATAAACATTGA
- the LOC125421489 gene encoding caffeoylshikimate esterase, producing MSQSHPIADANESSPFGSYTPDEFYARHSVAHASNYITNARGLKLFTQWWTPLPPAKVIGTLALVHGFTGESSWFLQLTAIHFAKAGFATCAIDHQGHGFSDGLTTHIPDINPVVDDCFLFFDEFRARYDPSLPSFLYSESLGGAIALLITLRAGQTWDGLILNGAMCGISAKFKPPWPLEHLLFLVASVVPTWRVVPTRGSIPDVSFKEEWKRKLAVASPRRTVARPRAATALELVRICKELQGRFEEVEVPLMIVHGGDDVVCDPACVEELHRRAASKDKTLRIHQGMWHQLVGESQEDVDMVFREMVEWLRSRAQRASAA from the coding sequence ATGTCTCAGTCTCACCCCATCGCCGACGCTAACGAGAGCAGCCCCTTCGGCTCCTACACACCCGACGAGTTCTACGCTCGCCATTCCGTCGCTCACGCCTCCAACTACATCACCAATGCCAGAGGTCTCAAGCTCTTCACCCAGTGGTGGACCCCACTCCCTCCTGCCAAAGTCATCGGCACCCTAGCCCTCGTCCACGGCTTCACCGGCGAGTCCAGCTGGTTCCTCCAGCTCACCGCCATCCACTTCGCCAAGGCCGGCTTCGCCACCTGCGCCATTGACCACCAGGGCCACGGTTTCTCCGACGGACTCACCACCCACATCCCCGACATCAACCCCGTCGTCGACGACTGCTTCCTCTTCTTCGACGAGTTCCGAGCCCGTTACGACCCTTCCTTGCCATCCTTCCTCTACTCCGAGTCCCTCGGCGGCGCGATCGCTCTCCTCATCACGCTCAGAGCCGGCCAGACGTGGGACGGGCTCATCCTCAACGGAGCCATGTGCGGCATCAGCGCCAAGTTCAAGCCGCCGTGGCCCCTGGAGCACCTGCTCTTCCTCGTCGCGTCCGTCGTGCCGACGTGGCGCGTGGTACCCACACGCGGCTCGATCCCGGACGTGTCGTTCAAGGAGGAGTGGAAGAGGAAGCTGGCCGTGGCGAGCCCGAGGAGGACGGTGGCGAGGCCACGCGCCGCCACGGCTCTGGAGCTGGTGAGGATTTGCAAGGAGCTGCAGGGGAGGTTCGAGGAGGTGGAAGTGCCGCTGATGATAGTGCACGGAGGAGACGACGTCGTCTGCGACCCGGCGTGTGTGGAGGAACTGCACAGACGCGCCGCGAGTAAGGATAAGACGCTGAGGATCCACCAGGGGATGTGGCACCAGTTGGTTGGTGAGTCTCAGGAAGACGTCGATATGGTGTTTAGGGAAATGGTGGAGTGGCTGAGGAGTAGAGCCCAACGCGCTTCGGCGGCGTAA